One genomic segment of Brassica napus cultivar Da-Ae chromosome A3, Da-Ae, whole genome shotgun sequence includes these proteins:
- the LOC106424424 gene encoding F-box/kelch-repeat protein At3g16740-like, translating to MTMISDLPHDLVENVLSRLPLMTSTRKVRSTCKRWNALSKDPDFTKRFVKGLSRLIIMRSEFRIWLMSVDFQGSLNNKDDFVAPYVKEGKLTSLNNSDPQISKVFHCNGLLLCSTKDMRRLVVWNPYLGQTRRIKPRIAFHKRDIYALGYDVNKNQKILRFLDDNTTFRNPYFVYEIYDLKSSSWRVLDVNADWEIDYYHRGLSLKGSAYFFAKEKMEWDGEEGEEGEEEIDVTDQETFLLCFDFTRERFGPRLPLPFHSHAEETVALSSVREEQLAVLYQGDSSCLVEIWVTNRIEPNAVSWSKLFLSVDIETLFGPHLLHFAGGSFIIDEEQKLAVIFDKDEEEMYNKAYLIGENGCYKTLDLQEDTYHRAETGEFTSMPLVCSYFPTSVKIQQRARRGKRKERDY from the coding sequence ATGACGATGATCTCTGATCTTCCACATGATTTGGTAGAGAATGTACTATCGAGGCTTCCCCTGATGACATCTACCCGAAAGGTGCGCTCTACATGCAAACGGTGGAACGCTTTATCTAAGGATCCCGACTTTACAAAACGCTTTGTTAAAGGGTTGTCAAGGCTGATAATCATGAGATCTGAATTTAGGATTTGGTTAATGAGCGTCGATTTCCAAGGTAGCCTCAACAATAAGGACGACTTTGTTGCTCCATATGTTAAAGAAGGTAAACTTACTAGCCTAAACAATTCAGATCCCCAGATATCAAAAGTTTTTCACTGCAACGGGTTACTCTTATGCTCGACCAAAGATATGCGTAGGCTCGTTGTTTGGAACCCGTACTTGGGACAAACTAGGCGGATCAAACCTAGAATAGCTTTCCACAAACGCGACATCTATGCTCTCGGTTATGACGTAAACAAGAACCAAAAAATATTGAGGTTTTTGGATGATAACACTACATTTAGAAACCCCTATTTTGTATATGAGATATACGATTTAAAGTCTAGCTCATGGAGGGTTCTTGATGTCAATGCTGACTGGGAGATAGATTATTATCATCGTGGATTGTCTTTGAAGGGAAGTGCTTACTTTTTTGctaaagaaaaaatggaatgggatggagaagaaggagaagaaggagaagaagaaatagatgtAACAGACCAAGAGACGTTTCtgctttgttttgattttacaagAGAGAGATTTGGACCGCGTCTGCCTCTGCCGTTTCACTCTCATGCTGAAGAAACTGTGGCCCTCTCTAGTGTTAGAGAAGAGCAGCTTGCGGTGTTATATCAGGGGGATTCATCGTGTCTAGTAGAGATATGGGTTACAAATAGAATTGAGCCTAATGCAGTGTCATGGAGCAAGTTGTTTTTATCAGTGGATATTGAAACACTCTTTGGTCCCCATCTGCTTCATTTTGCCGGTGGGAGTTTCATCATTGACGAGGAACAAAAACTCGCAGTGATTTTTGATAAAGACGAAGAAGAAATGTACAATAAAGCTTACCTAATTGGGGAGAATGGATGCTACAAAACATTGGATCTCCAAGAGGATACATACCACCGAGCAGAAACTGGAGAATTCACTAGTATGCCACTCGTGTGCTCTTATTTTCCTACATCGGTGAAGATCCAGCAACGTGCAAGACGAGGCAAAAGGAAAGAACGAGATTATTAG